A genome region from Arachis duranensis cultivar V14167 chromosome 8, aradu.V14167.gnm2.J7QH, whole genome shotgun sequence includes the following:
- the LOC107460266 gene encoding psbP domain-containing protein 3, chloroplastic isoform X1, whose protein sequence is MASVSWFSCLQMRPTPCHSTTPFAAPITTLHQQHHNPSSLSSTGEEGSSHGVHRRQLLVHTAAAAALLAPAALVPNASALNDVSTEEDVRIYTDDVNKFKIAIPPDWQVGTGEPDGFKSITAFYPQEASNSNVSVAITGVGPDFTKMESFGKVEEFAETLIGGLDRSWQRPPGVAAKLIDCKSSKGFYYIEYSLQNPGESRRTLYSAIGMASNGWYNRLYTVTGQFVEEETDKYASKVKKAVASFRFI, encoded by the exons ATGGCTTCCGTTTCGTGGTTCTCTTGTCTTCAAATGCGACCTACGCCATGCCACTCCACCACACCCTTCGCCGCACCCATAACAACACTTCACCAACAACACCACAACCCATCTTCACT TTCTTCTACCGGAGAGGAAGGATCATCACATGGTGTTCATAGAAGACAGCTACTTGTTCACACGGCAGCCGCAGCTGCATTATTAGCACCCGCAGCACTTGTTCCAAATGCATCAGCACTCAATG ATGTGTCTACTGAGGAGGATGTTCGTATTTACACTGATGATGTCAACAAGTTCAAGATAGCTATACCCCCAG ATTGGCAAGTAGGAACAGGAGAGCCCGATGGGTTTAAATCGATTACCGCTTTCTACCCGCAAGAGGCTTCCAATTCCAATG TGAGCGTTGCCATCACAGGGGTGGGTCCGGATTTTACTAAGATGGAATCGTTTGGTAAAGTGGAAGAATTTGCCGAGACTCTg ATTGGTGGATTGGACAGAAGCTGGCAAAGACCACCGGGTGTGGCTGCCAAACTCATAGATTGTAAATCATCCAAGG GGTTTTATTACATAGAGTATTCACTGCAAAATCCGGGTGAGAGTCGCAGAACCTTATATTCTGCTATTGGAATGGCATCAAATGGTTGGTATAACAGACTCTACACGGTGACAGGACAG TTTGTAGAAGAGGAAACTGACAAGTATGCTTCCAAAGTGAAAAAG GCTGTTGCATCATTTAGGTTCATATGA
- the LOC107460266 gene encoding psbP domain-containing protein 3, chloroplastic isoform X2, with amino-acid sequence MASVSWFSCLQMRPTPCHSTTPFAAPITTLHQQHHNPSSLSSTGEEGSSHGVHRRQLLVHTAAAAALLAPAALVPNASALNDWQVGTGEPDGFKSITAFYPQEASNSNVSVAITGVGPDFTKMESFGKVEEFAETLIGGLDRSWQRPPGVAAKLIDCKSSKGFYYIEYSLQNPGESRRTLYSAIGMASNGWYNRLYTVTGQFVEEETDKYASKVKKAVASFRFI; translated from the exons ATGGCTTCCGTTTCGTGGTTCTCTTGTCTTCAAATGCGACCTACGCCATGCCACTCCACCACACCCTTCGCCGCACCCATAACAACACTTCACCAACAACACCACAACCCATCTTCACT TTCTTCTACCGGAGAGGAAGGATCATCACATGGTGTTCATAGAAGACAGCTACTTGTTCACACGGCAGCCGCAGCTGCATTATTAGCACCCGCAGCACTTGTTCCAAATGCATCAGCACTCAATG ATTGGCAAGTAGGAACAGGAGAGCCCGATGGGTTTAAATCGATTACCGCTTTCTACCCGCAAGAGGCTTCCAATTCCAATG TGAGCGTTGCCATCACAGGGGTGGGTCCGGATTTTACTAAGATGGAATCGTTTGGTAAAGTGGAAGAATTTGCCGAGACTCTg ATTGGTGGATTGGACAGAAGCTGGCAAAGACCACCGGGTGTGGCTGCCAAACTCATAGATTGTAAATCATCCAAGG GGTTTTATTACATAGAGTATTCACTGCAAAATCCGGGTGAGAGTCGCAGAACCTTATATTCTGCTATTGGAATGGCATCAAATGGTTGGTATAACAGACTCTACACGGTGACAGGACAG TTTGTAGAAGAGGAAACTGACAAGTATGCTTCCAAAGTGAAAAAG GCTGTTGCATCATTTAGGTTCATATGA
- the LOC107460261 gene encoding SWI/SNF complex subunit SWI3B: MATNSPATAPPPPKPGDPPSSSTETTPPPPKQPPQPSPSPAKPEAPLSDSKPSTEATVVLVPSHSRWFSLHSIHQCEVRHLPEFFDSPSSSSKNPRVYKYYRNSIVKYFRYNPSRKITFTDVRKTLVGDVGSIRRVFDFLEAWGLINYLPSSSMNKPLKWDDKESKSESGSNTAEPPQPVRENTKRICSGCKAVCTIACFACDKYDLTLCARCYVRGNYRVGVSSSDFRRVEISEETKTDWSEKETLNLLEAVTHYGDDWKRVSQHVGGRTEKDCVAHFIKLPFGDQFLRYRDGGATDDTANQLRQNAAVAEFDSEAGGAAEHSKRMRLTPLADASNPIMAQAAFLSALAGSEVAYSAAQAAVATLSEAYKTTKNHRSFPRNTSLQEAGIASNGGTSSDSSQASRFHANILLEKEELDVEKAISEIIEVQMKNIQDKLLRFENSDLMIEKECQQLEQMKNLLFLDQLSLLFQKQSASKSGERTEGNGVKTN, encoded by the exons ATGGCCACCAACTCTCCCGCCACAGCTCCGCCTCCACCCAAACCGGGTGACCCTCCTTCTTCCTCCACCGAAACCACACCGCCCCCTCCCAAGCAACCACCACAGCCCTCACCTTCTCCGGCGAAGCCCGAAGCCCCATTGTCCGACTCAAAACCCTCCACAGAAGCCACCGTCGTGCTGGTCCCCAGCCACTCCAGATGGTTCTCCTTACATTCCATTCACCAATGCGAGGTCCGCCATCTCCCCGAGTTCTTCGACTCCCCCTCTTCCTCCTCCAAGAACCCTAGGGTTTACAAGTACTACAGGAACTCCATAGTCAAGTACTTCCGTTACAACCCTTCCCGAAAAATCACCTTCACCGACGTCAGAAAAACCCTCGTCGGTGACGTCGGTTCCATCCGCAGAGTCTTCGATTTCCTCGAAGCATGGGGATTGATCAATTACCTTCCGTCTTCGTCCATGAACAAGCCCTTGAAGTGGGACGACAAAGAGTCCAAATCCGAATCTGGATCCAACACTGCCGAACCCCCACAACCTGTTCGAGAAAACACCAAGAGAATCTGCAGCGGATGCAAAGCCGTTTGCACCATTGCTTGCTTTGCTTGTGATAAG TATGATTTGACTCTGTGTGCGAGATGCTATGTTCGTGGGAATTATAGAGTGGGTGTGAGTTCTTCGGATTTTAGGCGAGTTGAGATAAGCGAAGAGACTAAGACGGATTGGAGTGAGAAGGAGACTCTGAATCTTCTGGAAGCCGTTACACATTATGGTGATGACTGGAAGAGAGTTTCCCAGCATGTTGGTGGCAGGACAGAGAAGGACTGCGTTGCTCATTTCATCAAGCTTCCTTTTGGGGACCAGTTCCTGCGTTATCGAGATGGTGGTGCGACTGACGACACTGCAAATCAGCTGAGGCAGAATGCTGCTGTAGCCGAATTCGATTCAGAAGCTGGTGGTGCAGCCGAGCATAGTAAAAGAATGCGACTCACCCCTCTTGCCGATGCAAGCAACCCTATTATGGCTCAG GCTGCTTTTCTGTCAGCTCTGGCTGGATCAGAGGTTGCATATTCTGCTGCACAAGCTGCAGTGGCAACTCTCTCGGAGGCTtacaaaacaactaaaaatcATCGATCATTCCCAAGAAACACATCACTACAAG AAGCTGGTATTGCATCTAATGGTGGTACCTCTTCAGATTCATCACAAGCATCTCGATTTCATGCAAATATACTGCTCGAAAAAGAAGAGTTAGATGTGGAAAAGGCAATTTCTgagattattgaagttcag ATGAAAAATATCCAAGACAAGCTTCTTCGTTTTGAGAATTCAGACTTGATGATAGAGAAAGAATGCCAGCAGTTGGAGCAAATGAAGAACTTGCTTTTCCTTGATCAgctttctcttttatttcaaaAGCAATCTGCTTCAAAATCTGGAGAACGCACAGAAGGCAATGGTGTAAAGACAAATTGA
- the LOC107460256 gene encoding fimbrin-2, with protein sequence MSSHWGILVSDPWLQNQFTQVELRSLKSQFVSMRRENGRLTIGDLASKMSRMKVVGENLSEEERASYLNNLYPNTDDDVDFELFLKVYLKLQTFASSRTGSTAKNSSAFLKAATTTLLHTISESEKASYVAHINNYLLGGDEFLKKYLPIDPSTNDLFEIAKDGVLLCKLINVAVPGTIDERTINTKRLLNPWERNENHTLCLNSAKAIGCTVVNIGTQDLIEGRRHLVLGLISQIIKIQLLADLNLKKTPQLVELVDDSKEMEELMNLPPEKILLRWMNFHLKKAGYKKIVTNFSSDVKDAEAYAHLLNVLAPEYTNPSTLAVKNPFERAKLVLEHADKMGCKRYLTARDIVEGSPNLNLAFVAHIFQHRNGLSTQTRQNSLLEALPDDTQDSREERAFRLWMNSLGISTYINNVFEDVRNGWVLLETLDKVSPGIVNWKIANKPPIKMPFKKVENCNQVVKIGKQLKFSLVNIAGNDIVQGYKKLILAYLWQLMRYNILQLLKNLRFHSYGKEITDADILQWANIKVSISGSQRQMSSFKDKSLSDGIFFLELLSAVQTRAVNWGLVTKGVTDQEKKMNATYIISIARKLGCSIFLLPEDITEVNQKMILTLTASIMYWFLKHPHEERAGGNSDSETGSQLETTSNSTVDDSASDSSAEDNV encoded by the exons atgtCTAGTCATTGGGGCATTCTTGTTTCAGATCCATGGCTCCAAAACCAGTTCACGCAGGTGGAGCTTCGCAGCTTAAAATCCCAA TTTGTAAGCATGCGGAGGGAGAATGGGAGGCTCACTATTGGCGACTTAGCGTCCAAGATGTCAAGGATGAAAGTTGTGGGAGAAAATCTAAGTGAGGAAGAGAGAGCATCTTACCTCAACAATTTGTATCCCAACACTGACGATGATGTCGACTTTGAGTTGTTTCTCAAG GTTTACTTAAAACTACAAACTTTTGCAAGTTCAAGAACTGGAAGTACTGCGAAGAACTCCTCAGCATTCCTGAAGGCTGCTACCACCACATTACTTCACACAATAAGTGAATCTGAGAAGGCATCATATGTTGCACATATAAATAACTATCTTCTTGGAGGAGATGAGTTCCTCAAAAAATACCTTCCTATAGATCCTTCCACCAATGACCTCTTTGAAATTGCGAAAGATGGTGTTCTTCTTTG TAAGCTTATTAATGTGGCAGTTCCGGGGACGATTGATGAACGCACAATCAATACCAAAAGATTACTTAATCCATGGGAAAGAAATGAAAACCACACGCTTTGCCTCAACTCTGCTAAAGCAATAGGATGTACTGTAGTCAACATTGGCACTCAAGACTTAATCGAAGGAAGG CGTCATCTGGTGCTTGGATTGATTTCGCAGATTATTAAG ATACAATTATTGGCAGACCTGAACCTAAAGAAAACTCCTCAGCTTGTGGAGCTGGTCGATGATAGTAAG GAAATGGAAGAGCTGATGAATCTTCCACCAGAAAAGATCTTGTTAAGGTGGATGAATTTCCATTTGAAGAAAGCAGGGTACAAGAAGATTGTCACAAATTTCTCCTCTGATGTTAAG GATGCTGAGGCTTATGCTCATCTTCTAAATGTTCTTGCACCTGAATACACAAATCCTTCCACATTGGCAGTTAAAAATCCTTTCGAAAGAGCAAAGTTAGTGCTTGAACATGCAGATAAGATGGGTTGCAAACGATACTTGACTGCAAGAGATATAGTGGAAGGTTCCCCAAATCTTAACCTTGCCTTTGTTGCACATATTTTCCAGCACAG GAATGGACTTTCCACCCAAACAAGACAGAATTCGCTGCTTGAAGCACTGCCAGATGATACACAGGactcaagagaggagagagcctttcGCCTCTGGATGAATAGCCTTGGCATTTCAACATACATCAACAATGTCTTTGAGGATGTCAGAAACGG GTGGGTACTCTTAGAGACTCTTGATAAGGTGTCACCTGGGATCGTTAATTGGAAGATTGCCAACAAGCCTCCTATTAAGATGCCATTTAAGAAAGTCGAGAACTGCAACCAAGTTGTGAAAATAGGGAAACAACTTAAGTTTTCGCTGGTAAACATTGCTGGTAATGACATTGTGCAgggatataaaaaattaatactag CTTATTTGTGGCAATTGATGCGATACAATATTCTACAACTTCTGAAGAACTTGAGATTTCACTCTTATGGGAAGGAAATTACTGATGCTGATATTCTACAATGGGCAAACATCAAAGTGAGCATCTCGGGAAGTCAAAGGCAAATGAGTAGTTTTAAG GATAAAAGTTTATCGGATGGAATTTTTTTCCTTGAGCTTCTTAGTGCTGTACAGACCAGAGCTGTAAATTGGGGTCTCGTGACAAAAGGAGTCACCG ATCAGGAGAAAAAGATGAATGCCACCTACATCATCAGTATTGCAAGAAAGCTTGGATGTTCTATATTCCTGCTTCCTGAAGATATCACTGAG GTGAATCAAAAGATGATCCTTACATTAACAGCTAGTATAATGTATTGGTTCTTAAAGCACCCTCATGAAGAAAGAGCAGGCGGAAATTCAGACAGTGAGACTGGGAGTCAATTGGAGACTACATCAAATTCCACCGTGGATGACTCCGCTTCTGATTCATCAGCAGAAGACAATGTTTAG